The nucleotide sequence GAAGATCCTTTTGGCTGGACCGTTAAAGTATCTTAACAAATACAAACACAAAAAAGAGCGATTCTCAAATTAATTGAAATCGCTCTTTTTTTTTTACAATTAATAAACCGTCTAAATAAATTCAGACGGTCTATTTTCAAACAAACTAACTCCTCTCCAAAGGAGAGACTCACAACATTTAATTATCAATTAATAATTAAAACATTATCATTAATTAAACATAACTTTTTTAGTTACATCTCCTGCTTTAATAATATATATACTATTATCTGAAAAGTTATAATTTAATGTTCCATCAGCTTTAACTAACCCTGAAGCTAGAATTTTACCTTGTATATCTAAGACTTGAACATTCCCATCAACACCATTTAGAGTAACTCCAGATTTTGATACTATAATAGCATTTTCTAATAATTCATTTTCATTTATTCCTAAGGTTGTGTTCTTAATGATACTCCAGCTTTTAATTTGTAATTTATTAAAAAAAGTACCCGTAGTACTTTTAGCTGCACCTATTCCAAAAGTCATCGTTGCAGCAGTAGCAGTATATGTTCCACTTAATGTTTGTTCACCTCCCAATGCAGCACTTGAACTTGATAATTTCTTATTTGTATTCACATAGGCTCTCGTTTTATACGCAGCTGGTATGTCACCACTAGTACCCTCCCATATTGCTGCCGCATACTCACCAAATGTATTTGTTTGAATACACTCAATTACAGCTGAAATATCATACGCTTTCCCCACTTCCAATCCTGTTGCGGTATAGGTAAACCACATAGCCGTATCTGTAGGAGCATTTTCATTATTGGGAGAGCCTAAAATTAGTCTATAACCTGATTGAGCATAAGACAAAGGTGTAGCCGCAACAAAACCAGGATTATAAAAACCATAACTAGATTCCAGATTATTTTGCAATAAAACAATATTACCACTCCACGCCGTTTTACCATTCGCAGTACTAGCCGCATAGGTAGAGGTATTATACACTTGACTCAGCACCTGTGCATTAGTCGATCCAATCACAAAAAAGAACATCGCGAAAAATAAAGTAAATTTTTTCATAATAAATAGATTTAGTTAATATTTGGTTATCTGCTTTAAAAAGAGTCACAATACTAAAGAGCATTGAATCTCTAATTATGCTTCAAACAAACTTAAACCAAACAACTCTTAAATATTTATTACATCACTAGACAAAAACTAAACCTAACAATCCATTCTCAAAACAATTTATCTGAAAATGTAAATAATTCACTATAAAACTAGATAAGAACTAGACCTATATTTCTATAACCACCGTTATTAATGGCTTTAGCAAAACACAAAGGCTTACATAAAAAAAGCACTAGGCAAACAGAGAAAGTTGACTAATTCTTTAAAAAAAACTTTGATTGACAAGGAATTACCTATAAAAAAAGGCTAAAGTTATTTACTCTAGCCTTTTTATTGCACCTTAAAATCTTTACTTTTCGCTAAAAATCTTCGAAAAATCGGGTTTAAAATAGTTTGGCCCCTTCATCACTTTTCCGTCTTCTCTATAAATAGGATTTCCATCTTCTCCGAGTTTACTCATATTAGAACGTTGAATTTCATCAAAAACAGCTTCAATCTTATCTTGCAAACCGTGTTCAATTATTGTTCCACAAAGAATATACATCATATCCCCCAAAGCATCGGCAATTTCAACTAAATCATTGTTCTTGACCGCCTCTAGATATTCTTCATTTTCTTCCTTCATTAAGTTATAACGGAGGATTTTTTTCTCTTCTTCTAAGTTCGCAATTGGGGTTTCACTATGTCCTATTCTAAAGGCCGTATGAAATTCTTTAACAGAGTCTATTTGTTTACGCATATCATTATTTATTTATCTAATTGAAAAGGCAAATTAGCAACTATTCATATACAATTGTGTATTTTTGCAAAAAAAATATAACTATGTTTAGTTCTGGACAATTGAAATTTGCAATTTGTTTTTTTATTGCCTTTGTAATCGCTGCTATCTATTCGTATCGAAAAGATTTGGCTTTACATAAAATACATTATAAAGGAAATTACAAAATACTTGTAGGCTTTCTACTGTTTATAGGATTATTATTTGTGATCAAAATATTTTTCAAAAGATAATCAACTTAAATTAATTGGACACGAATTCCTTTAATCACCACAAATTATTGAATTCGAAATAAATCACACCAATTCTTTCTACAAAAGACAGATAGCTTTTCGGAATTAAAATGGAATACTTTATTGCGTAAATCTTACTATCACTTTAATTCTCTAAAGGCAAAAAGCTGAATTTTTTAGAATAAAACAACATCTGTTCTGCAAAGGTTTTAGGCTGTTTTACTTCAATACCTATAATTTCACCCTTGGCGTTTACTTTTGGTACCAAAACAGGATTCACAAAACCACTATATGGAGCCGAAGTAAATTGTTTGTTCCGCTCTAACACCTCGGCATGCAATTTCTGGTCGACTTTTACTCCGTATTTTTCAACTAACAACTTTCCTGCTTCATAATCTCCTTCAGATTTTATGCGTTGTACTTCTCTTAATAATTGACCAAACAAATCGTGTAGTTTATCATAATCATTGATATTGATATAGGTTTTCCCATCGCGATTCAATTTAGATATTACATTGTCTTTCACGCCTTTTTCATATACCCAAGCACTAACCCATTGACGATTTCTCATGTGAGCTTCTTCAATATCAGCACCTAATTGAATTCGAATTAGTTGCGTCATCAAACCATTCCGAATGTAACTATCATAAGATTCCATCCCCACTTTCTTCCAATCATCAACCAAACCTAATTCTTGAATTTTAGAATCATATAAATAATACAAGGCTACTAAATCAGCTCTTCCTTCCTCCAAAGTGGAAGCATAACTCTTTAAGGTTTCTTTTGGCGTACCTACACCTGGATTAATTTGTCCTGAAGCATGGCCTACCACTTCATGCAAGGCTGTATGCAACTTATCCCCTATTTCTCCATACTTTTTTGCTAATTCCACCTCTTCTACATCATTTGCAAATTCCTCTAATCGTCCTTTACCCGCCGATTTTGAATAAGACTCTACAATATTCCCTAACGAAACCGACTTAGAACCATGAGCTGCTCTAATCCAATCGGCATTAGGAAGGTTAACACCAATGGGCGTACTCGGTGAAGCATCTCCAGCTTCACCAGCCACAATAATCGTTTTATAAGAAACCCCAACAACATTTTTCTTTTTATGCGCGATCATCAAAGGTGAGTTATCTTCAAACCATTGTGCATTATTCGAAACCAATTCCATTTTCTTAGACATATCAAAATCCTTAATTTGAACAATACACTCATAAGAACCTCGATATCCAAGCGGATCATTATAAACCTCGACAAAACCATTGATATAATCAATATTCCCTTCGGTCGCTTGAAGCCATGCAATATTATAATCATCCCAAGTCTTTAAACTTCCTGTTTTGTAATATTCAATTAACAACCCTAGAGCATCTGCCTGTGGTTTATTTTCGGCTACCGTTTTTGCTTTTTCTAACCAATATATAATTTGATCAATCGCTGCTCCATACATACCACCACTTTTCCAAACTTTCTCTTCTAATTGCCCTTTTTTATTTCGAATTAATTTTGAATTCAAACCAAAAGAATACGGTTTTTCCGGTTCTGGACTTACTTTTTTAGCATAAAAAGCTTCAACTTCTTTATGCGAAATTCCTTTTTCGTAAAAATTAACGGCAGAACCTTCAACCAAACCTTTGGACTCATCTAAATTTACTTTTTTTCCATCCTTATCATTAAAAAGAATGGCAACAATATAAGGCTCAAGAACAGTTTTTGTTGATTGTAATAAAGCATTAAAATATTGTTGTGAAAACTCTGGCTTGATTTTATCTTTAGAATAATGGTGGTGAATTCCATTTGAAAACCAAACGCGTTTTAAGTAGACCTCAAAGCTTGCCCAATCAGGAGACGTTTTATCTCCTTTATAATTCAAATAAACATTCTCTAAGGCTTTCCTAATTTTTAAATTGTATTTGTAGTTTTGGTCCCAGATAATATCTCTACCCGAAGTTCCTGCCTGACAAAGATAATAGACTAATTTCTGCTCTTTCAATGTTAGTTTATCCCATCCAGGGATTTGATAACGCAATACTTTAATATCTGAAAACTGCTCTACTTGGTAATCGAATGAATCAACATCCTTTGGATTTTGTGCATGACAAACTACCGAAAAAAGCATCATTAAGAACAGCCCAACACTATATTTTAATTTCATTATTGTCTTTTATTAAATTACATCATCAATAGCTAACAAATATAATCATTACAAGAGATTATAAAAACTAAGTAGAGGTCGCGTTTAAAAACTACTCCTTTGTATTTATATTTACAAAGATTCCGTTACAAAGCAATTTGTTTTGATAAAAAGCGTTACTACAACGCTATATGACAGCCTATTTTACAGCTAACAAATTAGAACACCAACAACCTAAATACTTCTATATTTTTCGTATTGTACCTAAAAAATATATAACTTTACAACAGTAAACAAACCGAATCTTATGAGAATTATAAAATATCTATTTCTTTTATTCCTACTCAGCCTTGTAGCTTTATCTATTTTTATCGCTACTCAAAAAGGAGAATTTAACATTGAAAGAAGCAAAATCATTAATAGCTCAAAATCATCTGTTTACAACTATATCAATGATTATAAAAACTGGGAAGATTTTGGCTCATGGATGACAGATGACCCTGAAATGAAGTTAATATATGCCGAGAAAACTATTGGCCCTGGTGCCTCTTATAGTTGGGAAGGCAAGGATGGAAATGGAGAAATGAAAACTCTTTTTGTAAAAGAAAATGATAGTATTTCTCAAAAAATGACATTCAACGATAGCCCTTCCACTGTTAATTGGAGTTTCAAAGATACTATTGGAGGAACAAAAGTAACTTGGAGAACCAAAGGAAAAATGAGTTTCTTCTTTAAAATATACGCCGCTTTAAAAGGAGGACCTGACAAGATAATAGGACAGATGTACGAAAAAAGTCTTGACAATCTAGACAAAGCACTTGATCACGAAATCAATACCTATAGTATAAAAGAAAATGGTTTAGTAAAAAGACCTAACATATTTTATTTAGCACAAACATTTACTTGTGAAATTGACAAAGTCATCAAAAACACTAAAATTGTAATACCAAAAATCACCAACTTTTGCCAAGAAAACAACATTAGCATCAACGGAAAACCTTTTGTAATTTATCATTCCTATGATTTGGATAAAAAAATCACCAAGGTATCGATTTGTCTTCCTATAAAATCAGAAATTTTCATTAGTCCAGGAAGTGACATTAACTCCGGGAAACTTGAAACAACTGAAGCTGTAAAAACTACTTTGTATGGTGATTATTCCCATATTCAAAAAGCATTAGATAAAGGTTTTGCTTATTTGAATAAAAACCAACATAAAACAGATCCAGCTATCTCACATATTGAAAGCTTTGTTATTGGCAGAAATGAAATTAAAAACGCTTCCAAATGGGAAACTCAAATTTTCATTCCTTTAGCACCAAAAATAGCACCTGCTCCAAAAATAGTAATTCCTCCAACTGAAACTTACGAAGAAAGAGAAGAAGAGTCTACAGTAGAACCATTAACTCCAGTTACATCTCAACCTTTAAAAATAACAAAACCTATCATTAAAAAAATAGAGCCTAAGAAGATTCAGGGAGTTGAGAAAAAAGAAGAGCATTCAGAATTTTAATTAACAACCCGAAGAAAAACTAAACTATTTAATTTTTAATCACACCAGAATCTATTCCTATTTTGCTCGAAGAAAAAGAATTTATAGAACGATTATTGAACCCTAAAACGCAAAATGAATCGTTTCAAAAACTCTTGTTAGATTATCAAAAACCTTTGTACAATCACATACGCAATATTGTATTAAACCACGATGATGCTGATGATGTTTTACAAAACACATTTATTAAGGTTTTTCAACACTTAAAAAACTTTAAAGGCGAAAGCAAACTATTTTCATGGATGTATCGAATTGCTACCAATGAAGCGCTTACTTTTTTGAATCAAAAAGCAAAAAAAAGCGGTATTTCTTCTGAAGCTTTACAAAACAAAACCATTGACAATCTTAAATCCGATAGTTATTTTGACGGGGATGAGCTTCAAATTAAATTACAAAAAGCAATAACCACTCTTCCTGAGAAACAACAATTGGTTTTCAAAATGAAATATTTCGAAGAGTTAAAATACGAAGATATATCCGAAATACTAGGAACATCGGTAGGTGCATTAAAAGCATCTTACCATCATGCCGTAAAAAAAATAGAAGCATTCATTACCAATAATTAAACCTTTAGCTACTAATCTAGTCTAATCTATACCATGAAAGAATTTAAATTAGATACAGCCCCTAAAATAAGTACTGGATTTAAAACTCCGGAGCACTATTTTGATACCTTATCCGAAAAAGTGATAGTACAATTACCTGAAAAGGAGTCCAAAGTAATCTCTATTTTCCGAAATAAAAAGCACATTATCTTAATGGTTGCCGCTATATTCGTATTGGCACTACTTGTCCCTGTGCTTTTTTCAAATCTAACAAAGTCAAATGAACTAGATGATAGTACTATAGAAAATTACTTAAGCTATCAGTCAAATGTGACTCAATACGACATTATCAATCTTTTAGACACTGAGGATATTGATCATCTAAAATCAACAGTGAATGTTGATTTGAATGAAATGGAAATGGATTTAATATTAGACGAAAATTAAAAACAGAAAAATGATTTTAAAAAAAATATTCCTACTCTTTTTAACAATTTCATTTTGTTCTTATGCACAGGATGGTTTAAAAGAAAAAAAAGACCAAATCAAAGCCTTAAAGGTGAAATTCTTTACTTCAGAACTTGAATTATCAGCATCTGAATCAGAAAAATTTTGGCCTATCTACAATGCTTATGACGACAAACAATTCGAAATAAGACATCAAAAAGTGAAGACTTACAGATACCAAATGCGTGATAACATTTTAAGCAAAATGAGCGAAAGAGAAGCTAGTGCATTACTATCACAAATAGAAAGTACTGACGAAGAACTTTACCAACTCAAAAAAAGTTTAATTATAGATTTAAAAAGCATTCTACCAAAAGTAAAAATCATTAAACTCAAAAAGGCAGAAGAAGATTTCAACAGAAAACTACTGCAACAATACAAAGACAAACAAGACAGAAAATAGTTAGCACATAAAAAGTTAGACACGAATATCACTAATTACCACAAATTAAAAAACTTAAAAGAATTACACTAATTACATCTTCCTAAAGAAGGTTAGTGAAATTTAAATAGAATTATTTTCGTGTAAATTGGTGTAATTCGTGTCTTTTTTTTAGAACGAACACTATTTTATACCAAAGCCGATACAAAATCCATTCGTACTGAACCATCTTCATCAATATGCGTTAGGTTTACTTCCTGTAGCGTGTTCGCTAACTCTGGATTCCAAGGTGTTTTTACTTTTACATAATTCTCCGTAAATCCGTGAATGTACCCTTCTTTATTTTCAGATTCAAACAAGACTGTTCTATTTGTTCCAATCTGACTTTCATAAAAAGCACGACGTTTTTTAACCGATAGTCCACGAAGCATTTTACTGCGTTTCGCGCGTACATTAGCAGGAACCACGCCTTCCATTTCCGCGGCTTCCGTGTTATCTCTTTCTGAATAGGTAAATACGTGTAAATACGAAATATCCATTTCATTCAAGAAATGATAGGTTTCTAAGAAATGCTCATCGGTCTCACCAGGAAAACCTACGATTACATCCACACCAATACAAGCATGCGGCATCACTTCACGTATTTTGTTTACACGTTCCGTATAGACTTCACGCTGATAACGACGTTTCATTAATTTCAAAATAGCATTGCTTCCTGACTGCAACGGCACATGAAAATGCGGTACAAAAGTTCTGCTCTTCGAAACAAATTCAATCGTTTCGTTTTTCAATAAATTCGGTTCAATGGACGAAATTCGCAAACGCTCAATTCCTTCTACCTCATCCAAGGCTTGTACTAAATCCAAGAAGGTATGTTCGTGTTTTTTGTTTCCAAATTCCCCTTTACCGTAATCCCCAATATTCACTCCTGTTAGCACAATTTCCTTGATGCCCTGTTTCGAAATTTCATAAGCGTTTTGCAATACATTTTCAAGTGCATCACTACGCGAAATCCCTCTCGCTAACGGTATCGTACAATAGGTACATTTATAATCACAACCATCTTGCACCTTTAGGAACGCACGGGTACGGTCACCTATGGAATAACTGCCCACATAGAAATCGGCTTCAGCAATTTCACAAGAATGCACCTCGCCCATGTCATTTTTGGACAAGTCATTGATATAATCAGCTAGTTTGAATTTCTCCGTCGCACCTAGCACCAAATCCACCCCATCGACATTTGCCAATTCTTCAGGTTTCAATTGTGCATAACAGCCCACAGCAGCCACAAAAGCTTTGTTGTTCAACTTCATGGCCTTACGTACCACTTGTTTGAACTGCTTGTCGGCATTTTCAGTAACGGAACAGGTATTGATTACGTACATATCGGCGACTTCCTCAAAATCAACGCGGTCAAAACCTTCGTCTTGTAAATTACGAGCAATAGTCGATGTCTCCGAAAAATTTAGTTTACAGCCCAAAGTATAAAAGGCCACTTTTTTTCTTTTCTCCATAAGTAGTCTCCATTTAATGAAATCGTTGTCAAAAAAATGAAGTGCGCAAATTTACAAACAAATACAATAGCATGGAAATGAAACTGAATTTTATTAAAATCAAAATTTGGGCATGAGAATACTACTGTAGGGACAGCTCGCAAGCTGTCCCTACAACGCAATATACATTTAAATCTAATTCAATATAAAACGACGTACCACCTCAGCGACACCATGATCGTTGTTTGAAGCCACAATCACATTGGCACGGTCACGCAAATCAGGATCTACGTTATCCACCCATACACCAAGTCCTGCATATTCCACCATCGTTAAATCGTTTCCAGCATTCCCCACTGCAATCACTTCGGCTTGTTTGATGTTTAGTTTTTCGGCTAAGAAATGAACGCTGGCCGCTTTATCTATTCCGTTTTGGGCCACTTCAAGGAAAAAAGGTTTTGACATACATACACTCAAATGAGGCATGGCCGCTTTCAACTTTCCTTCAACTGTTTTTAAATAGGTTGGTTCTTCTAGTAAAATACATTTTATTGCTGGCTTGTAAATTGCTTCTTTAAAATTAGGGACAACATTGTGATGCATTCCTGTAATATTTAATTCCACATCAATATACTCAGAATGTGTTTCACTTACTAAAGATCCATCAAGATAGGTGATAATATGTGTTTTATTTTCCAAACTATAATCGTACAACTCGTGAATTTGCTCTTGCGTTAATGTTTGTTCAAAAATCACTTCATTGTTTTTCAAATCAGTGATGACTGCACCGTTATACGAAATAATATAAGAATCTTCAAGATTCAATTCTTTTGCATATTCAACCATTGCAGGCGTAGGACGTCCAGAAGCTAAAACAATCTGAACACCTGCCTCTTTGGCCAAAGCCAACATATTTTTATTTTCTTCCGAAATTGTATGGTCATCCATCAACAAGGTGTCATCCATGTCTAAGACCAGCATTTTGTATTTCATATAAAGATATTTTATTAACACAGATTTCTCCGATTTACACAGAGAAATACAGTTCAAAAATATCTGTGCCAATCTGTGAAATCTGTGTTTTTATTTATCAAATTCTACAAATTCATTTTGAATTCCTCAATAATCGGATAAATTTTTCCGTATAAGGTTTCTTGAACAAACAATTCGACTGCTTGACCATAACTACCAAAACCTGCCAGACGTGCTGATTGGATATTAACTTTCATCACCACATCAACTCCTGCAGCTTCAATTTTCTCTTTTAAAGCAAGAGCTAAAACTTCACTCCCAGAAAACACTTTCATTAATCCCATTATATTTTGTTTTTTT is from Flavobacterium sp. NG2 and encodes:
- a CDS encoding nucleoside triphosphate pyrophosphohydrolase family protein — protein: MRKQIDSVKEFHTAFRIGHSETPIANLEEEKKILRYNLMKEENEEYLEAVKNNDLVEIADALGDMMYILCGTIIEHGLQDKIEAVFDEIQRSNMSKLGEDGNPIYREDGKVMKGPNYFKPDFSKIFSEK
- a CDS encoding dipeptidyl-peptidase 3 family protein, translated to MMLFSVVCHAQNPKDVDSFDYQVEQFSDIKVLRYQIPGWDKLTLKEQKLVYYLCQAGTSGRDIIWDQNYKYNLKIRKALENVYLNYKGDKTSPDWASFEVYLKRVWFSNGIHHHYSKDKIKPEFSQQYFNALLQSTKTVLEPYIVAILFNDKDGKKVNLDESKGLVEGSAVNFYEKGISHKEVEAFYAKKVSPEPEKPYSFGLNSKLIRNKKGQLEEKVWKSGGMYGAAIDQIIYWLEKAKTVAENKPQADALGLLIEYYKTGSLKTWDDYNIAWLQATEGNIDYINGFVEVYNDPLGYRGSYECIVQIKDFDMSKKMELVSNNAQWFEDNSPLMIAHKKKNVVGVSYKTIIVAGEAGDASPSTPIGVNLPNADWIRAAHGSKSVSLGNIVESYSKSAGKGRLEEFANDVEEVELAKKYGEIGDKLHTALHEVVGHASGQINPGVGTPKETLKSYASTLEEGRADLVALYYLYDSKIQELGLVDDWKKVGMESYDSYIRNGLMTQLIRIQLGADIEEAHMRNRQWVSAWVYEKGVKDNVISKLNRDGKTYININDYDKLHDLFGQLLREVQRIKSEGDYEAGKLLVEKYGVKVDQKLHAEVLERNKQFTSAPYSGFVNPVLVPKVNAKGEIIGIEVKQPKTFAEQMLFYSKKFSFLPLEN
- a CDS encoding SRPBCC family protein, which produces MRIIKYLFLLFLLSLVALSIFIATQKGEFNIERSKIINSSKSSVYNYINDYKNWEDFGSWMTDDPEMKLIYAEKTIGPGASYSWEGKDGNGEMKTLFVKENDSISQKMTFNDSPSTVNWSFKDTIGGTKVTWRTKGKMSFFFKIYAALKGGPDKIIGQMYEKSLDNLDKALDHEINTYSIKENGLVKRPNIFYLAQTFTCEIDKVIKNTKIVIPKITNFCQENNISINGKPFVIYHSYDLDKKITKVSICLPIKSEIFISPGSDINSGKLETTEAVKTTLYGDYSHIQKALDKGFAYLNKNQHKTDPAISHIESFVIGRNEIKNASKWETQIFIPLAPKIAPAPKIVIPPTETYEEREEESTVEPLTPVTSQPLKITKPIIKKIEPKKIQGVEKKEEHSEF
- a CDS encoding sigma-70 family RNA polymerase sigma factor produces the protein MLEEKEFIERLLNPKTQNESFQKLLLDYQKPLYNHIRNIVLNHDDADDVLQNTFIKVFQHLKNFKGESKLFSWMYRIATNEALTFLNQKAKKSGISSEALQNKTIDNLKSDSYFDGDELQIKLQKAITTLPEKQQLVFKMKYFEELKYEDISEILGTSVGALKASYHHAVKKIEAFITNN
- a CDS encoding sensor of ECF-type sigma factor, yielding MILKKIFLLFLTISFCSYAQDGLKEKKDQIKALKVKFFTSELELSASESEKFWPIYNAYDDKQFEIRHQKVKTYRYQMRDNILSKMSEREASALLSQIESTDEELYQLKKSLIIDLKSILPKVKIIKLKKAEEDFNRKLLQQYKDKQDRK
- the mtaB gene encoding tRNA (N(6)-L-threonylcarbamoyladenosine(37)-C(2))-methylthiotransferase MtaB, with translation MEKRKKVAFYTLGCKLNFSETSTIARNLQDEGFDRVDFEEVADMYVINTCSVTENADKQFKQVVRKAMKLNNKAFVAAVGCYAQLKPEELANVDGVDLVLGATEKFKLADYINDLSKNDMGEVHSCEIAEADFYVGSYSIGDRTRAFLKVQDGCDYKCTYCTIPLARGISRSDALENVLQNAYEISKQGIKEIVLTGVNIGDYGKGEFGNKKHEHTFLDLVQALDEVEGIERLRISSIEPNLLKNETIEFVSKSRTFVPHFHVPLQSGSNAILKLMKRRYQREVYTERVNKIREVMPHACIGVDVIVGFPGETDEHFLETYHFLNEMDISYLHVFTYSERDNTEAAEMEGVVPANVRAKRSKMLRGLSVKKRRAFYESQIGTNRTVLFESENKEGYIHGFTENYVKVKTPWNPELANTLQEVNLTHIDEDGSVRMDFVSALV
- a CDS encoding Cof-type HAD-IIB family hydrolase, which translates into the protein MKYKMLVLDMDDTLLMDDHTISEENKNMLALAKEAGVQIVLASGRPTPAMVEYAKELNLEDSYIISYNGAVITDLKNNEVIFEQTLTQEQIHELYDYSLENKTHIITYLDGSLVSETHSEYIDVELNITGMHHNVVPNFKEAIYKPAIKCILLEEPTYLKTVEGKLKAAMPHLSVCMSKPFFLEVAQNGIDKAASVHFLAEKLNIKQAEVIAVGNAGNDLTMVEYAGLGVWVDNVDPDLRDRANVIVASNNDHGVAEVVRRFILN
- a CDS encoding DUF2007 domain-containing protein, encoding MGLMKVFSGSEVLALALKEKIEAAGVDVVMKVNIQSARLAGFGSYGQAVELFVQETLYGKIYPIIEEFKMNL